The DNA region TCGACGTGATCTTCAAGGGGGACGACTGGCGGGACACGGAGAAGGGAAAACGGCTGGAACGCGACTTCGCCGAGGTCGGCGTGGAGGTCGTCTACTTCCCGTACACCGTGCACACGTCCAGCACCCAGTTGCGCAGGGTGCTGGACACGCTCGTCAGTCCGCAGTCCGGAGCGCTTTCAGCTCCCTGAACCACTTGGCGAGGAACGCCACCAGGAAGAGCGCGTGCACGACGGCGAGCACCGCATAGCCGATGCGGAACGCGGTGCGGTCGCCGAGGAGCAGGAACACCAGGCAGAACACTCCGTAATCGGCGGGCAGCAGTGCCACGGCCCGCAGCCGCGAGACCGGGACTGCGGTGGCGCTGCCCGCCCCGGGCCGGGCGGCCGCCTTTCCCAGCTGTTCGCGCAGCAGTCCCGCGCAGAAGGTCAGCACGGCCGTGAACAGGAAGCCCAGCGGCAGGAGCAGCCAGCCCTCGCCGGGCACTCCGGAGAACCGCTGGAACGAGATCAGCACGGCGGTGTGCACGAGGATCATCTTGGCGCAGTCCACGACGTGGTCCAGCCACTCGCCGTCCGGGCCTCCCCTGCCGGTGAGTCTGGCCAGTTGTCCGTCGGCCGAATCGAGGGCGAAGCCGATGGCGAGGCCCGCGTACACCGCGATCGCGAGCCCGACGGAGGGGCGGACGAGCGCCACCGCGGCAATGGCGGCGAAGGTGAACACCGCGCTGGTCAGCGTGACCTGGTTGGGCGTCAGTCCGATCCGGTACGCACCGGCCGCGAACACCCGGCCGGCCGGGCGGTTCACGTACCGCGAGTAGAGCGACACCCCCTTGGCCGTCTTCTGCGCGCCACGCAGCTCGCGCAGAACCGTGCCTGTGCTTCCCATCCGCCCCCCCAGCGTCCCGCCGTTGCCGGCGGCATCGGTACGGCGATGCCGGGACGCCGCCGTCGGAGCCGCATCATGGCACGCGGACCCGGTCCCGCGCGGCCACTGGGGCCTCCAGGGTTTTTCGTTTGGATCAGGCAGGATCAGGGAGCGGGGTCCGGTGCCGTGCATCGCAAGGCGGAGGAGGGAGTCGGATGGGGCCTCCCCTGCTCGAGCGGAGCCGAGAGCTCGGGGAAGGAGCGTCGGCGACCGACGACAACGCGGCGAGGCGCGGCACCGGGGCACGCGAGCCCGGCCTGATCCAAACGAGAGGCCCTGGGCCCTTGCCGGCTCCGGACGGCGGTGTGCCTCAGGCGGGTGCGGTGCGGCACTCCGGGTGGCCCCAGCCGTTGGGGTTCTTGGCGATCATGTCCTGTGCCGCGTAGGGCTTACCGCAGTGGCAGCGGCCCGCGAACCTGGCCTTGATGGTGCCACCGGAACGGGCGGGACGTGCCGCGCCTGCCGTCTTCTTCGTCGCCGCGCCACCGCGCCGGCCCTCGGTCGCCCGGGCGGGGGCCGGTGTCGGCATCTGTGGGGAACCGTGCGCGGTTCCGGCCGGCCGCTGTGCCACCGCGGCCTCGCTGGCCGCCTGGTCGGCGAGTGCGTTGAGCGGGTCGCCGTCCACCTGGTGGGCGGGAACGTAGGTGAAGCGCACGGTCCGGCCGGTCAGCCGGGCGTCGATCCCGGCCACGAGGTCACGGTTGGCCACCGGCTTGCCGGCCGAGGTCTTCCAGCCGTTGCGCTTCCACCCCGGCAACCACTTCGTCACCGCGTTCATCGCGTACTGCGAGTCCATCCGTACCTCGATCGCCACGGAGGGGTCCGTCGACTCCAACAGCTCCCGCAACGCCGTGAGTTCGGCGACATTGTTGGTGGCGGTGCCCAGCGGGCCCGCTTCCCAGCGCTCGGGCCGCCCCTGCGCGTCGGCCACGACCCATGCCCAGGCCGCAGGTCCCGGATTGCCCTTGGATGCCCCGTCACACGCGGCGATGATGCTCTCGTTCATGCCCTTGATCATGCCAGCGTCCCGGCACCCCACTGCAGGCCATGACTCTGAGTGACGATTCGAGGTGCGGCGGCCCGACGGCGCTGGTTCTCTGATGGAGCCCGCTCTTCCCAACCGCACAAGGAGCGATGATGAGCGTTGCACGTGAATCCGGTGACCGTGCGCAGCAGCTGCGTGACAAGGCCCGGCACATGACCGAGGCCGCCGAGCGCACCACCGACCCTGAGCAGCGCCAGCGGCTCCAGGAGAAGGCCCGGAAGCTGCAGGAACAGTGCGACCAGCAGGGCAACACGGGCGGCGGAAGCATCCGCCCGCCCAAGTAGCACCTGCCTCACGCCAACGGCCGACGGCTTGCCGCTCTTCCATGAGTGTGCGGCAAGCCGTCGGCCGCCGTGCCGGGCCGGCCCCGCCGCCCGTCCCCGATCCGGGCCACCCTCTCGGCCGTGCCCCTCTCCCCGACGCCCGATGGCTGTTGACGCGCCTCCGGCGAAGGCCCTAGGTTGCGGTAAGCGCTTTCCAGCCGCATCCAGGAGACTCGGGACATGAGCAGTCCACTGCGCATCACGCACGCCCACGGAGACCGGATCACGGTCACGGAGGAGCGCGGCGGCATCGACCTGATCAGCTACGTCTACCGTCCGGAAGCGGCATGGGAGGCCCCCAAGCCGTACATCCATCCCATGCGCACACTGGCGGATAACGTTGTCACCGACTATCGGCCCAACGATCACCGCTGGCACAAGGGCCTCCAGATGACGGCCTCCCACCTCTCCGGACAGAACCTGTGGGGAGGCAACACCTATGTGCACGGCCAGGACTACCAACAGCTGCCCGAACGGGTCGGGTCGATGGCGCACATCGGATTCGACGAGGTCACGGCGGACGCCGGACGCGCGGTCATCGCGGAGCGGCTGAGCTGGCGCCACAACGACGGTACGCACTGGGCGGACGAGCTGCGCCGCGTCGAGCTGCACGACGTCGAGCACGCCGGATCCGGCGGCACGGGTGCGGGCACCGGCGGCAGTTGGACGCTGACCTGGTCCAGCGCGATCACCAACCGGCGTACCGAGCCGCTGCTCTTCGGCAGCCCGACGACCCACGGCCGGGAGGCGGCCGGCTACACCGGTCTCTTCTGGCGCGGACCGCGCGCCTTCCGGGGCGGGCGGATCCTCGGCCCGGAAGGGGAAGGCCCGGAGCTGATGGGGACGCAGGCACCCTGGCTGGCCTACAGCGGCGAACACGACGGCGCCGACGGTCACGCCACACTGATCTTCCGGCACGCCCCGGAGAACGATCACACGGGAGCGGGCGGCACCCACCCGGCCCACTGGTTCGTCCGCGACGAGCCCTTCGCCGCCGTCGCGCCCTCCTTCGCGTTCCACGAGGAGCTGGAGCTCGCCCCGGGCGACACCCTCGCCCGCCGCTACCGGGTCACCGTCGCGGACGGGGAGTGGGACCGGGAGCGGATCACCGAGTACCTCGCGGAGCACCCGTGGTGAACGGCCCGTCAAGGACGCCGCCCGCACCTGTGCCGGACACGGACCGCACCGGCCTGTACGTGGAACTGCCGCTCGCCGATGCCGACCGCGCCCGCCTGCGTGAACTCGGCCCCGGTCCCGTGTGGTTCGCCGAGCCGGGGACCACGTCGGAGGCGGACGCCCGCGCCCTCGCCGATGCCGGCACGGCGCTCGGCAATCCCAGGGCGGCCTGGGTG from Streptomyces sp. NBC_01591 includes:
- a CDS encoding CDP-alcohol phosphatidyltransferase family protein; the encoded protein is MGSTGTVLRELRGAQKTAKGVSLYSRYVNRPAGRVFAAGAYRIGLTPNQVTLTSAVFTFAAIAAVALVRPSVGLAIAVYAGLAIGFALDSADGQLARLTGRGGPDGEWLDHVVDCAKMILVHTAVLISFQRFSGVPGEGWLLLPLGFLFTAVLTFCAGLLREQLGKAAARPGAGSATAVPVSRLRAVALLPADYGVFCLVFLLLGDRTAFRIGYAVLAVVHALFLVAFLAKWFRELKALRTAD
- a CDS encoding PmoA family protein, with product MSSPLRITHAHGDRITVTEERGGIDLISYVYRPEAAWEAPKPYIHPMRTLADNVVTDYRPNDHRWHKGLQMTASHLSGQNLWGGNTYVHGQDYQQLPERVGSMAHIGFDEVTADAGRAVIAERLSWRHNDGTHWADELRRVELHDVEHAGSGGTGAGTGGSWTLTWSSAITNRRTEPLLFGSPTTHGREAAGYTGLFWRGPRAFRGGRILGPEGEGPELMGTQAPWLAYSGEHDGADGHATLIFRHAPENDHTGAGGTHPAHWFVRDEPFAAVAPSFAFHEELELAPGDTLARRYRVTVADGEWDRERITEYLAEHPW
- a CDS encoding DUF6381 family protein, which gives rise to MSVARESGDRAQQLRDKARHMTEAAERTTDPEQRQRLQEKARKLQEQCDQQGNTGGGSIRPPK
- a CDS encoding ribonuclease H family protein, which encodes MNESIIAACDGASKGNPGPAAWAWVVADAQGRPERWEAGPLGTATNNVAELTALRELLESTDPSVAIEVRMDSQYAMNAVTKWLPGWKRNGWKTSAGKPVANRDLVAGIDARLTGRTVRFTYVPAHQVDGDPLNALADQAASEAAVAQRPAGTAHGSPQMPTPAPARATEGRRGGAATKKTAGAARPARSGGTIKARFAGRCHCGKPYAAQDMIAKNPNGWGHPECRTAPA